In candidate division KSB1 bacterium, one genomic interval encodes:
- a CDS encoding 4Fe-4S binding protein, producing the protein MVVTKDDLCDFCGTCVSVCPVDVIELFEARLVIDHVGCTQCLNCIKICPMNALEFRNDR; encoded by the coding sequence ATGGTTGTTACGAAAGATGATCTATGCGATTTTTGTGGCACGTGCGTATCGGTCTGTCCCGTCGATGTGATTGAGCTATTTGAGGCCCGACTCGTCATCGATCATGTGGGATGCACGCAATGCTTGAATTGCATTAAAATTTGCCCGATGAATGCATTGGAGTTTCGGAATGATAGATGA
- the purF gene encoding amidophosphoribosyltransferase yields the protein MSNDIVVFDDKPKAECAVVGVYGHPKAAYFTYLGLYALQHRGQESSGIVSSEGDKFYKHVDMGLVADVFSNIKNLDKLKGSAAIGHNRYSTTGSTQPINAQPLVVSSKYGPLAISHNGNFINASELHEKLVNDGAIFQTTTDTEIVLHLIARSKKPTMIERIKDALNQIKGAYSLAILTSEALIAVKDPRSFRPLCIGSKEGGYIIASESCALDIMDAELIREVEPGEIVIFDQNGMRSEWLEEKAERKACIFEFIYFSRPDSRIFGEKVDKARRRLGKALALENPVDADRIISVPDSSNTAALGYAQESNMRFEIGLIRNHYIGRTFIHPVQSMRDFSVRIKFNPVQGILKDKRVIIVEDSIVRGTTLKLLARMIRKAGAKEIHVRVSSPPIKFPCYYGMDFPTKEELIANNMSVEQIREFLEVESLTYLSMGGLLNAVPHENGGYCTACFSGDYPIVPNGKVEKLQLENGIVIE from the coding sequence ATGTCAAATGATATAGTCGTTTTCGATGATAAACCAAAAGCTGAATGTGCAGTTGTTGGTGTTTATGGACATCCCAAAGCCGCATATTTCACTTATTTGGGGCTCTACGCTTTGCAACATCGGGGGCAAGAGAGCTCGGGAATAGTCTCCAGCGAAGGGGATAAATTTTACAAGCATGTCGATATGGGGCTGGTGGCCGATGTATTTTCGAACATAAAAAATCTCGACAAATTGAAAGGGAGTGCAGCTATCGGCCACAATCGGTATTCGACGACCGGATCGACGCAGCCGATTAACGCCCAGCCTTTGGTGGTAAGTTCGAAATATGGGCCTTTGGCAATTTCACATAATGGAAATTTTATCAATGCATCTGAATTGCATGAGAAATTGGTCAATGATGGGGCGATTTTTCAGACCACGACAGATACCGAGATCGTGCTGCATTTGATTGCTCGATCAAAAAAACCGACAATGATCGAGCGGATCAAGGACGCTCTCAATCAAATCAAAGGGGCTTATTCGCTGGCGATTTTGACCAGCGAGGCGCTGATCGCGGTAAAAGATCCACGCTCTTTTCGACCGTTGTGCATCGGAAGTAAAGAAGGCGGATACATCATCGCCTCGGAATCTTGCGCGCTTGACATCATGGATGCAGAATTGATCCGGGAGGTTGAGCCAGGGGAGATTGTCATTTTTGATCAAAATGGAATGCGGAGCGAATGGCTCGAGGAAAAAGCGGAGCGGAAGGCCTGCATTTTTGAGTTTATCTATTTTTCTCGGCCAGATAGCCGCATCTTCGGGGAAAAGGTTGATAAAGCGCGCCGTCGCCTCGGCAAAGCATTGGCGCTGGAAAATCCAGTTGATGCCGATCGCATTATTTCGGTACCAGACTCCAGCAATACGGCGGCATTGGGATATGCTCAAGAATCCAACATGAGATTCGAGATTGGTCTGATCCGCAACCATTACATCGGTCGCACCTTCATTCACCCAGTGCAATCGATGCGCGATTTCAGCGTCCGGATCAAGTTTAATCCTGTACAGGGAATTTTGAAGGATAAACGAGTTATTATTGTGGAAGATTCCATCGTTCGGGGAACAACGCTCAAGCTTTTGGCCCGCATGATTCGAAAAGCTGGTGCAAAGGAAATCCATGTCCGAGTGAGCTCTCCGCCCATCAAATTTCCCTGCTATTACGGCATGGACTTTCCGACCAAGGAAGAGCTCATCGCTAATAACATGTCAGTGGAGCAGATCCGGGAATTCCTGGAGGTCGAATCCTTGACCTACTTGTCAATGGGAGGCCTGCTGAATGCCGTCCCCCATGAGAATGGAGGCTATTGCACGGCGTGCTTCAGCGGCGATTATCCCATCGTCCCCAATGGGAAGGTTGAAAAGCTGCAATTGGAAAACGGGATCGTTATTGAATAA
- a CDS encoding NAD(P)/FAD-dependent oxidoreductase, producing the protein MIDDYDIVVVGAGPAGSTAARVASEHGAKVLVLEKDREIGIPVRCGEAVGDKGLRRVLEPRPEWIANAIEAVRLIAPDETVVTVHHDDIGYILDRKRFDYDLAMMAAQRGAKIVTKAYVYGLIIENGTVKGVKVLHLGNHYQIRAKVVIGADGVESRVGRWAGLKTAVRLKDMESCVQMTVSNITLDRRYCDFYFATTVAPGGYLWVFPKNDHLANIGLGVSGEFAAKKAPLFYLREFIDRKFPKAAILTTVAGGVPCAPFMDKIVTSGLMLVGDAAHQANPLTGGGIVQSIIAAEIAGRVAAMACKENDCSETRLQEYSKAWDKENGSNHRRAYRLKEAVYKLTDSDLNRTAAAIAQKPPEKQTILNIFTTALIQHPKLLPDIVKLFMA; encoded by the coding sequence ATGATAGATGATTATGATATAGTGGTTGTCGGTGCTGGTCCGGCTGGGTCAACAGCCGCCAGAGTCGCTTCCGAACACGGGGCAAAAGTGCTGGTATTGGAAAAGGATCGCGAGATTGGTATTCCCGTGCGCTGCGGTGAAGCTGTGGGCGATAAAGGATTGCGTCGAGTGCTTGAGCCGCGGCCGGAATGGATCGCCAATGCCATTGAGGCGGTGCGATTAATCGCGCCTGATGAGACGGTCGTCACTGTACATCATGATGATATCGGCTATATTTTAGATCGCAAGCGGTTCGATTATGATTTAGCGATGATGGCGGCCCAGCGAGGCGCTAAAATTGTTACCAAAGCTTATGTGTATGGATTAATAATTGAAAACGGCACAGTGAAGGGGGTAAAGGTATTGCATCTGGGCAACCATTATCAAATTCGGGCTAAAGTTGTTATCGGTGCCGACGGTGTAGAATCCCGCGTCGGGCGCTGGGCGGGTTTGAAAACTGCAGTGCGCTTGAAGGATATGGAAAGCTGCGTGCAGATGACCGTCTCAAATATCACGCTCGATCGACGCTATTGTGATTTTTATTTTGCGACAACAGTAGCACCAGGTGGGTATCTTTGGGTGTTCCCAAAGAACGACCATTTAGCCAACATCGGATTAGGTGTTTCTGGAGAATTCGCTGCCAAGAAAGCACCGCTATTTTATCTTCGGGAATTCATTGATCGCAAATTTCCGAAGGCAGCGATTTTAACAACAGTGGCTGGGGGAGTTCCCTGTGCCCCATTCATGGATAAAATCGTTACTTCTGGATTGATGCTGGTAGGGGATGCAGCTCATCAGGCTAATCCATTGACTGGCGGCGGCATTGTGCAGAGCATCATCGCTGCTGAAATTGCGGGACGGGTCGCAGCCATGGCCTGCAAAGAAAATGATTGCAGCGAAACTCGGCTTCAAGAGTACAGCAAAGCGTGGGACAAAGAGAACGGCAGCAACCACCGTCGCGCCTATCGCCTGAAAGAGGCGGTGTACAAACTCACTGATTCAGATTTAAATCGAACAGCCGCAGCCATCGCCCAAAAGCCACCGGAAAAACAGACCATTTTGAATATTTTTACAACGGCGCTCATTCAGCATCCCAAATTATTGCCCGACATTGTCAAGTTATTTATGGCCTAA
- a CDS encoding tetratricopeptide repeat protein — MREQKPEKAKFELQRAIRLNPKNILAHELLSIIFYRQQRIREAEKHAAIAVSINPKSSRALFVLGAINAKRGRSDLALEQLQTALVALPDAEYRAEARDLLNKIRSQSDDVQPAS; from the coding sequence TTGCGCGAGCAGAAACCAGAGAAAGCCAAATTTGAATTGCAACGGGCAATTCGGTTAAATCCCAAAAATATTCTGGCGCATGAGCTACTCTCTATTATTTTTTACCGTCAGCAGCGCATCCGAGAAGCAGAAAAGCATGCGGCCATTGCTGTATCAATTAATCCAAAATCAAGTCGGGCCCTATTTGTGCTGGGAGCAATCAATGCAAAGCGGGGAAGGTCGGATCTTGCCCTCGAGCAATTGCAAACGGCCCTGGTCGCGTTGCCAGATGCCGAATATCGAGCTGAGGCAAGAGATCTATTGAATAAAATTCGATCACAATCAGATGATGTTCAGCCAGCTTCTTAG
- a CDS encoding CsgG/HfaB family protein — protein MAVFPFEDTNARAEMTKLGQSLTEMLITALIQTGRFTVIERVQLDKIISEQALGQTGLIDTETAIEIGKLSGLAGIVVGSLTQLKSALEADARLINGVSGEALAAANSRVSNLDDTRQLAVDLANQLAAKADLLVSPADCAQSLR, from the coding sequence ATAGCTGTCTTTCCGTTTGAAGATACAAACGCTCGAGCGGAAATGACGAAACTGGGCCAAAGCCTGACAGAGATGCTAATCACGGCTCTGATTCAGACCGGCAGATTCACGGTGATCGAACGTGTCCAATTGGATAAGATCATCTCAGAGCAAGCGCTCGGTCAAACTGGGCTGATCGATACCGAGACGGCGATAGAAATCGGAAAATTGTCTGGCTTGGCTGGGATCGTGGTCGGCAGTCTGACCCAGCTCAAATCGGCATTGGAGGCAGATGCGCGCTTGATCAATGGAGTTTCTGGCGAAGCGCTTGCCGCAGCCAATTCTCGAGTCTCCAATTTGGATGATACGCGGCAGTTAGCTGTCGATTTGGCCAATCAATTAGCGGCCAAAGCGGATTTGCTCGTCTCTCCGGCTGACTGCGCTCAAAGCCTCCGTTAG
- a CDS encoding sodium-dependent transporter, producing MANVDASRGSWGSKIGFIVAAAGSAIGLGNIWRFPYVTGENGGAIFVLIYIIFVILIGWPVMVSELAIGRHTIKNPVGAFKTLFPNSLWKMVGALGVVTGIGILSFYAVIAGYTVGYFIKTILGEFARIETANQAKEIFVAFTANPYISVGLLFLFILLTVLVVMGGVSAGIERWSKILMPILLLLLILLAAYSIALPKAKQGLIFYLKPDFSKFSLTTLARALGQALFSLSLGMGTMITYGSYISKKDNLVTSAGYVCFFDTLIAILAGLVVFPALFAMDLDPAGGPGLVFVVLPSIFAKMPGGMFFGAGIFLLLAVAALTSTISLLEVPVAYLVDEHRWPRKKAVLLTGTVTFLIGIPSALALGANKFLTAFIKENFGFLDFMNALFGNYSLSLGAFLIAVFAGYQWGTKAVAAEITQEGNIFFLRQLWIFSIRFICPIAIFIILAYIAGTGNYF from the coding sequence GTGGCAAATGTAGATGCTTCGCGAGGAAGTTGGGGCTCGAAAATCGGTTTTATTGTTGCGGCTGCTGGTTCAGCCATCGGTCTCGGAAATATCTGGCGCTTCCCTTATGTGACGGGCGAAAACGGCGGAGCGATCTTCGTCCTCATTTATATCATCTTTGTGATTTTGATCGGTTGGCCCGTGATGGTGTCCGAGTTGGCGATCGGACGCCACACAATCAAAAACCCAGTTGGAGCTTTTAAGACGCTATTCCCTAATAGCCTTTGGAAAATGGTTGGCGCGCTGGGCGTTGTCACTGGTATTGGAATTTTGTCTTTCTATGCAGTGATCGCTGGTTATACGGTTGGCTATTTCATTAAAACCATTTTAGGCGAATTTGCTCGAATTGAAACCGCTAATCAGGCTAAGGAAATCTTTGTTGCATTCACGGCCAATCCTTATATTTCTGTGGGACTATTATTTCTTTTCATCCTATTGACGGTTTTAGTGGTCATGGGTGGCGTTTCGGCTGGCATCGAACGATGGTCAAAAATTCTGATGCCCATACTATTGTTGCTCTTAATTTTATTGGCCGCTTATTCCATCGCGTTGCCAAAGGCAAAACAGGGGTTGATCTTTTACTTAAAACCCGATTTTTCCAAATTCTCATTAACCACTTTGGCGCGAGCACTGGGACAGGCGTTGTTCTCGCTGAGCTTGGGTATGGGAACCATGATTACCTACGGAAGCTATATTTCGAAAAAGGACAATTTAGTGACTTCAGCAGGGTATGTATGCTTTTTTGATACCTTAATTGCGATTCTTGCTGGCTTAGTTGTATTCCCCGCTTTATTCGCTATGGACTTGGATCCTGCTGGCGGACCAGGGCTGGTGTTTGTAGTGCTCCCATCCATTTTTGCCAAAATGCCAGGAGGCATGTTTTTTGGTGCTGGCATATTTTTGTTATTAGCGGTGGCGGCGTTGACCTCAACTATTTCGTTGCTGGAAGTTCCAGTGGCCTATTTGGTTGATGAGCATCGATGGCCACGGAAAAAAGCCGTCCTCCTCACGGGAACGGTCACTTTTCTCATCGGAATTCCATCTGCTTTGGCACTGGGAGCTAATAAATTTTTAACAGCATTCATTAAAGAAAATTTTGGATTTTTAGATTTCATGAATGCTTTGTTCGGCAACTATTCACTTTCTCTTGGGGCATTCTTGATCGCGGTTTTTGCTGGATATCAGTGGGGAACGAAAGCGGTAGCGGCAGAGATCACGCAGGAAGGCAATATCTTTTTCCTGCGACAATTATGGATATTTTCAATCCGATTTATTTGTCCGATTGCAATTTTCATCATTCTAGCTTATATTGCTGGGACTGGAAATTATTTCTAA
- a CDS encoding UbiA family prenyltransferase, producing the protein MKYLDYFFVLRPTLFFPVWTVFLAGYHAAVKFAPGGIATPHPLPIAILLSILMGAVFIFNQLADIETDRRNQKLFFIANGIIDKKTALTEAVGLTCFCLAIALWVNVKLGIAFALVFFFTAVLYSFGPFSWKDRPILGIINNFLGGWSVAICGWLAAGDLGWKLFLYGVPYALGLVGVFLLTTLPDVSGDSAAGKITFGVKYGTRATTRVALIFEFLTIISSGLLKDYVLFVPAIMALPLFILAAYSQTMSAVLRAIKFTVLFASLAVVVIFPWYFLLILVMFYFSKWYYRKRFNLEYPSFAA; encoded by the coding sequence ATGAAATATTTAGACTACTTTTTCGTGCTTAGACCCACGCTGTTTTTTCCAGTGTGGACCGTGTTTTTGGCGGGCTATCATGCCGCTGTCAAATTCGCCCCTGGCGGAATCGCTACGCCACATCCGTTGCCAATTGCCATTTTGTTATCGATTTTGATGGGCGCTGTGTTCATCTTTAATCAACTTGCTGATATTGAGACCGATCGGCGCAATCAGAAACTGTTCTTCATTGCCAACGGCATCATTGATAAAAAAACTGCCCTCACGGAGGCAGTGGGACTGACCTGCTTTTGCTTGGCGATTGCTCTCTGGGTGAATGTGAAATTGGGGATTGCTTTTGCGCTGGTATTCTTTTTTACCGCTGTGCTCTACAGTTTTGGTCCCTTTAGCTGGAAGGATCGACCGATACTGGGGATCATCAATAATTTTTTAGGGGGATGGTCAGTAGCCATCTGTGGTTGGCTGGCGGCTGGTGATCTGGGATGGAAATTGTTCTTGTATGGGGTACCTTATGCGCTGGGATTGGTAGGGGTATTTCTATTGACCACGCTTCCCGATGTGTCTGGCGATAGCGCCGCTGGCAAAATCACCTTTGGTGTGAAATATGGAACGAGAGCAACCACCCGTGTCGCATTGATTTTTGAATTTTTGACCATCATTTCTTCTGGGTTGCTCAAGGATTATGTTTTGTTTGTCCCTGCTATTATGGCGTTGCCGCTGTTTATCTTGGCCGCATATAGCCAAACGATGAGTGCAGTGCTCAGAGCAATTAAATTCACTGTGCTGTTCGCATCGTTAGCAGTAGTTGTGATTTTCCCCTGGTATTTTTTATTGATTCTGGTGATGTTCTATTTTTCAAAATGGTATTATCGAAAGCGATTCAATCTGGAATATCCGAGTTTCGCAGCATAG
- a CDS encoding HDIG domain-containing protein, which translates to MDREQAYELARSKFSNKNLFKHVLAVEAVMRELAAHFGEDQERWGLAGLLHDLDYEQTMNDPERHTLITEELLRPFQLHPDIIEAIKCHNDKAPRTNLIGKAIYAADPVTGLIVAAALMHPEKKLKSIDVDFILRRFKEKRFAAGANREQIKTCEDMGLSLEQFLDIALTAMQRIDKDLGL; encoded by the coding sequence ATGGACCGAGAACAGGCCTATGAATTGGCCCGATCAAAATTTTCGAACAAAAATTTATTTAAGCATGTATTAGCCGTGGAAGCTGTGATGCGCGAATTGGCGGCCCATTTTGGTGAGGATCAAGAGCGATGGGGATTGGCTGGATTATTGCATGATCTCGATTATGAACAAACCATGAACGACCCAGAGCGACATACGCTGATCACAGAAGAGCTGCTTCGGCCGTTTCAATTGCATCCAGACATCATAGAGGCGATCAAATGTCATAACGATAAAGCGCCACGGACCAATTTGATCGGCAAGGCAATTTATGCTGCAGATCCAGTAACAGGATTAATTGTAGCAGCAGCCTTGATGCATCCAGAAAAAAAATTAAAATCGATCGACGTAGATTTTATTTTGAGACGGTTCAAAGAAAAACGATTTGCCGCAGGGGCGAACCGAGAGCAGATCAAAACCTGTGAGGATATGGGATTGTCTCTGGAACAATTTTTAGATATTGCGTTGACTGCTATGCAGCGTATTGATAAAGACCTAGGATTGTGA
- the ftsY gene encoding signal recognition particle-docking protein FtsY, translated as MFGKLTQKLFKTREGIIGKLAASLKIHQVLDEDLFDELEEILIAGDVGVNTALELIESVRQQTKELGIKKSENIMRFLKSAMLKAFESEGQITLRIDESYFQPAQRPFVIMVVGVNGTGKTTTIGKLAWQFKNHGNKVLIAAADTFRAAAADQLDIWADRAHVDIIKTQPGADPASIAYDSLQAAISRKLDVLIIDTAGRLHTKSNLMEELKKIRRVLGKLQPSAPEETLLVLDATTGQNGLNQARQFTEAVGVTGIVLTKLDGTAKGGIVLAIRKELGLPVKFIGVGEKIDDLEPFDYTAFVEALFQ; from the coding sequence ATGTTTGGGAAGCTAACGCAGAAATTATTTAAGACGCGCGAAGGGATCATCGGCAAATTGGCTGCAAGCCTTAAGATCCATCAGGTGCTCGATGAAGATCTATTTGATGAACTGGAAGAAATTTTGATCGCTGGCGATGTTGGAGTAAATACCGCGCTGGAGCTCATAGAAAGCGTCCGGCAGCAAACGAAGGAATTGGGCATCAAAAAAAGCGAAAATATCATGCGGTTCTTAAAGAGCGCCATGTTGAAAGCTTTTGAAAGCGAGGGACAGATCACCCTCAGAATTGATGAGAGCTATTTTCAGCCGGCTCAGCGGCCGTTTGTGATTATGGTCGTTGGGGTGAATGGCACGGGTAAAACAACCACCATTGGGAAATTGGCATGGCAATTTAAGAATCATGGCAATAAGGTGCTGATCGCTGCTGCTGATACGTTTCGGGCTGCTGCGGCCGATCAATTGGATATCTGGGCCGATCGCGCTCATGTGGATATCATCAAAACCCAGCCAGGAGCTGATCCTGCTTCCATTGCTTATGATTCGCTCCAGGCGGCCATCAGCCGAAAGCTCGATGTGTTGATCATCGATACGGCTGGCCGGCTTCATACCAAGTCGAATTTGATGGAGGAGCTGAAGAAGATCCGGCGAGTGCTGGGCAAATTGCAGCCTTCCGCCCCAGAAGAAACATTGCTCGTGCTCGATGCGACAACAGGACAAAACGGATTAAACCAAGCACGACAATTCACAGAAGCAGTGGGCGTGACTGGGATTGTACTGACGAAACTGGATGGCACGGCAAAGGGGGGCATTGTTTTGGCCATTCGGAAAGAGTTGGGACTGCCTGTGAAGTTCATCGGAGTTGGAGAGAAAATCGATGATTTAGAGCCTTTCGATTATACTGCATTTGTTGAGGCGCTCTTTCAATGA
- a CDS encoding DUF5683 domain-containing protein yields MTTILFIIVGCSAGLAQSILFQSNIVRSTDPTSVSDTLKSAAKSPTGAMIRSLLIPGWGQLYNKKYFKAALVFGAEVGLLANSIYLNQKYKASQTPAEREFYINNRNLSNWWLVGTILFSMADAFVDAHLANFDEGPDLSSKLLPPCSDGKDMVIGLSVRINF; encoded by the coding sequence GTGACAACAATATTATTTATTATTGTGGGATGTTCCGCAGGGCTGGCGCAGTCGATTCTGTTTCAATCCAATATCGTTCGATCCACCGATCCAACCAGCGTTAGCGATACCCTTAAGTCCGCCGCGAAATCACCGACCGGAGCGATGATTCGCTCATTGTTAATTCCGGGATGGGGACAGCTTTACAATAAAAAATATTTCAAAGCCGCATTAGTTTTTGGTGCTGAGGTGGGATTGCTGGCCAATTCCATTTATCTAAATCAGAAATATAAAGCGAGCCAGACGCCAGCAGAGCGCGAGTTTTATATTAACAATCGCAATCTTTCTAATTGGTGGCTGGTTGGGACGATCCTGTTCAGCATGGCCGATGCGTTTGTCGATGCGCACCTTGCCAATTTCGATGAAGGTCCAGATTTGTCATCGAAATTACTACCTCCCTGCAGCGATGGAAAGGATATGGTTATCGGATTATCCGTTCGCATCAACTTTTAA